TCACCAAGGGCTCTCCTGCCAGGTCAGGGACAAGAGCAGGAGCAGCCCAACTTACGGGGATGGCAACGACAAGTATACAGCGAGATCAGTTCTAAGGGAGGGGGGCTGGACTGCTAAATAAATAATGATGGGTGGCTTTCAGCATGAGTCTATTCctgagggaacagcggggagggctGGTCTCTGTACTTGCGAAGGGTCTTTCCCCTCCACTGAGATTTCCTGTCCGTATTTCTCTAGGAAGTGGGAAGCTAGGCTAATAATGAGTCTCTCCAGAACAGAGCAGGTGGCAGTAGAGAAGGGCAGGTTAAGGATGGCAGACAGGTGCAGTGTGGGGAGGTGACGCCACGTGGAGAGAGGTGACTGGCATAAATCAAGTGTCATTTTAAGCAACTGTGTTTCCCCCAAACGTGTTGCAGGACCGGTCTGTAGGAAGTGACGGTCAGGACCTGTCTCTACAGTGTAGCACAAGTGTGCATGCAAACTAGGCTGTAGAGACTGGTACCTTTCGTGGCAGATTCTACCCGTATTGGTGTCATAGCAGAAGGGATTTTGTACCAAGGGATTCAGCTCTTTGGATGCATTGCATGGAGATTTTTGGCTGTGGATAAAGCTTTGAGTCCCACCCCACCCAACTGCTGACATCTCTACATTAGTCTTCTCTGACCAGGGGCTGCCTCCTCTGACCAAAGACCTGCTGCTTCATGTAATCTATGATGTCATTCTTCACCAGGGCCAAGTTTGTCCTGGGGCCCCACCTCATCACGGGCCGCCCAGTCGGGCCAACCAAGAACTTCTCGAAGTTCCACTTGATGTCGTGGATCTTCAGGGGCTCCCAGAAGAGCCTTCTGGGGTCACCGAAGCTTTCCACCACGGGAGGGCAGGAGTTCTGCAAGGAGAGCAGGACAAGCATCAATGACACTGTGTGCTGGGAAAAGCTAATCTGCTTCCACCTAGTGCTCCCCAAACCTTGAGGGTTGGGCTCAGGGCAGGCCGTTTGCAGGCACGCACCTTCAGGAAGGTGTAGAACTTCTGCTCCTCTTCCCCGTTCACATCCCCTTTTTGAAAAGCTGGAAATTCGGGACAAAGCCGCCTCCGGGTCGGACATATCTGAAATCAAAGGGAGAGAAGAGTCAGGTTCTGGTTCAAAGGAGCCTCCGGAGCCCATCTTCACCTAGCATAGAGACGGTGATGAAACTGCTGCTCCTGCCCATACACACTGCCCGCCAGCAGAAGCCAGGCCTAACCCATGTTCTAGACACAGCAGCGACCTGTTCAACAGCCAGGCTTGTAAACGGTTTTCTAAATGGTTACTGGTCTACGCGCCCACGCAGGCTGGGTGGGCTGGAACCATTTTTAAATCACTCCTGTGTACTGTTACACTGATGCTGCTTCAACTGCTGGCGTGATGGGGCCTCGACCTCACTTCCCCTACATCACAAGCAGCAGGGAAGAGCCTGGGCCATGGGGGATGCAGCCTGCAGGGTCAGCACGCAGTTATCAGATTGCAGCAACTGCTTCTAAAGAACGGGACCCAAAACCACCTGCTTAGTGGCTGGGGTCAAGCAGAAATTGTCCTTTCGCATTCCTGCCCCACACTAACTGCACTGGGCTTGGTTCAGTGCTTATCTACACACCTGAACCCCTGTCAGATACTGGCTGTAATTACCCTGGGGCTTTGCGGGGGTTCAGACACGCAATAGAGAGTCAGTGCCACTGTTGTTACTGATCTCCAGTGTATCCACTTGGCTAGGCACTACCTGTTTCCACTCTCTTCCAGCCCAGGTGGAAGCAAGGGCAGCCACCCTGCCCCCGTAAGGGATCTCAGGCCCCTGTGTCACTCAGCTGTCTACTCACTTCAGCGCGGGGAGGATTTCGGAGTTCTCGCCAGGTTCTTGTTTGCCAAATTGGTTGCTGGGGAAACCCAGGATGACAAGTCCATGCGGCGCCAGCTCGTTCTGTAGTGCATTCAATTCTGCACACGAGAAAACCCAACCAGAGACGGGTTAGTCACAGCAGTAGATGGGAGCTGCTCCCCCGGTGTCTGAGCCACACGCGGTGTCGCCAAGCAGCCGGCTGGCGTTTGAGATGGCACCCGTTTGTGACGGCGACACGCCTGGCTGGGAATCCGAAGCACAGAGGAGGCGGAAGAGGGCTCcagttctgtgctgctcccaggaCTCTGAGGCCAGGATCACTCTGCATTGGGCAGACCTCGGGGGGAAGTCCTGGCATTGTCCGTCAGCAGTAGTGAGCTCTGCACCAGCGCGCCAGCCTCCCCAAGGTCTTCCTAGCAGCAGCATGGGTCTCCTGCGACTTGGGCCCTGTCTGTGCTTAAATCCCTGCTCatgctgtcctctctctctctctccctgtctccgTTAAAGCGTGTGGCAAAGGGGACTCTCTGGAGCCCAGGCAGGCCCTGGCCATGGCTCCTCCGCTCCATCTGCCCCTGAACACCCCGACCTGACCCCTGCACCAGtggggattccccccccccattgccacGTCCTCTTTCACTTCACaaccttccttttctctttggcCTATGCCAGGgtacccccccaccaccaccaccctgaggTGCACAGAGGTGGCTATCTCAGACTCCAGCAcaatcccctctcccttcctccggGCGGGGGATCTTACCCAGGTACTGCATGGTGAGTCCTCAGTAGGTAGCCACGTTCACAAAGAGGATCATCTTCCCTTTGTACTTCCCAAAGGGGATGTACTCGTCTCCATCTATGGTGAGGGCCCCATACCTGTAGATTGTTCCCTCCACCGAGTTGTAACAGTCCACCTGGAAAACAGCCAGGCAGGGCacgtgggaaggggcagggctgaagaGAGGCAAGGAACAAGGTCTGACGACCAGCAATTAACTAGCTTCTTTAGGTTTTACTGTTTCCCCAAGGAGCTCCACATCACCCAGTTCCTTTCCTGGCTTCCCCTTCACCCGCTCTGATCAAGGCACACTGCTGGGATCCTCTGGTGTGGCCGTGTTTGGTTCGGCTCAGGCGAGGGAGGAGACAGCTGTGAGGTTCTGATCTGCTTTTGGCGTCTGAACCCAGCCCCCACCACCAACCACcgggaagtttggatccagggATGATCTACTTCAgtccttcctcttcctttcctctcagTCGTTCTCACCTCCTCCTCAACCCCTGCATCCTGCCTTCACTGCCGCCCTTCCCTtcatctcctccacctcctcgCTGGCCTCACAATTGTTACTTCATTCTTCTGCTCCTGTCCTCAGCCTCCTTGCTCCCCTTCTTCTCTTCATTCACATGCTCCCTTAACTCCTGTCCCCTCCAGCCAGCCTCCACCCCTCTCTTCCGAGGAATCTGCAGAGGGGCAACATCCAGTttagggaggggaaggggcccaGTGGGAcgccatcccctgccccagaaaagggctTTGCAATTCCATGCCATTTGGTGCATTCCCAGAGAGAGCAAAGCTCTGGTGACCCACCGGGAAGTGTATGTTCCAGGCCCCACCGTGCGCTCCTCCCCAGAGTTGGTGCAGCCCCATGGCACTCCCTGgagtg
This genomic window from Dermochelys coriacea isolate rDerCor1 chromosome 8, rDerCor1.pri.v4, whole genome shotgun sequence contains:
- the GPX3 gene encoding LOW QUALITY PROTEIN: glutathione peroxidase 3 (The sequence of the model RefSeq protein was modified relative to this genomic sequence to represent the inferred CDS: inserted 1 base in 1 codon), yielding MGGRLRGSWIFPLFLAGLIQPNQGEEKQKVDCYNSVEGTIYRYGALTIDGDEYIPFGKYKGKMILFVNVATYUGLTMQYLELNALQNELAPHGLVILGFPSNQFGKQEPGENSEILPALKYVRPGGGFVPNFQLFXKGDVNGEEEQKFYTFLKNSCPPVVESFGDPRRLFWEPLKIHDIKWNFEKFLVGPTGRPVMRWGPRTNLALVKNDIIDYMKQQVFGQRRQPLVRED